A single Sporosarcina sp. FSL W8-0480 DNA region contains:
- a CDS encoding M20 family metallopeptidase, with product MKGFLQTKKDEMIGLLERLVNIDSGSTHKEGIDEVGGILKELYEELGFSTEVVEESTSGNNMVITYGENPSILLVAHMDTVFRVGTAKERPFKIEGDKAYGPGVIDMKGSQVALLYAMKALKEKNLRALESVQIVLNGDEETGSETSRPIIEKCAEGKKYALIMEPARKDGSLVTARRGVGRYSVYVTGKAAHSGIEPQNGISAIGELAHKIIKLHALTNHDEGVSVSVGIIEGGESVNTVAPTAAGHVDVRIRYAEQAEVIDAMIREICTTSDVPGTTITLEGGINRPPMVKNEQTIELLEIIKETGAGLGIEITDVSTGGGSDASFTSAMGIPTIDGLGPIGGNAHSDQEYLEIPSLLERTHLLAEVIGRLSAGE from the coding sequence GTGAAGGGATTTTTGCAAACGAAGAAGGATGAAATGATAGGACTGCTTGAACGGCTTGTGAATATTGACTCCGGCTCAACTCATAAAGAAGGAATCGATGAAGTGGGCGGGATATTGAAAGAGCTCTATGAAGAATTAGGGTTTTCCACAGAGGTAGTTGAAGAGTCTACGAGTGGAAATAATATGGTAATCACATATGGAGAAAATCCATCCATCCTCCTTGTAGCGCACATGGATACCGTTTTCCGTGTTGGCACTGCGAAAGAACGGCCGTTCAAGATAGAAGGAGACAAGGCATATGGACCTGGGGTCATTGATATGAAAGGTAGCCAAGTCGCACTTTTGTACGCGATGAAGGCGCTGAAAGAAAAGAATCTTAGGGCACTTGAGAGTGTTCAGATAGTGTTGAATGGTGATGAAGAAACCGGATCCGAAACGTCACGGCCGATAATTGAGAAGTGTGCCGAGGGGAAGAAGTATGCGTTAATCATGGAGCCTGCCCGAAAAGATGGCTCGTTAGTAACTGCGAGGCGTGGAGTGGGGCGTTATTCCGTTTACGTCACAGGAAAAGCCGCACACTCAGGAATTGAACCTCAAAATGGGATTAGCGCGATAGGCGAGTTAGCCCATAAAATCATTAAACTGCATGCACTGACAAATCATGACGAGGGAGTCAGCGTTAGCGTCGGTATTATTGAGGGGGGCGAATCGGTGAACACGGTTGCTCCGACCGCTGCTGGACATGTCGATGTGCGAATCAGATATGCTGAGCAAGCCGAAGTAATCGACGCAATGATTCGGGAAATCTGTACAACTTCTGATGTTCCCGGAACTACTATTACCCTTGAAGGCGGCATTAATCGTCCTCCAATGGTGAAAAATGAGCAAACGATTGAGTTGTTGGAAATCATAAAGGAAACAGGTGCCGGGTTGGGAATTGAAATCACCGATGTCTCAACAGGCGGCGGATCGGATGCATCCTTCACTTCAGCGATGGGGATTCCGACAATCGATGGGTTAGGACCTATCGGTGGAAATGCTCATAGTGACCAGGAATATTTGGAGATTCCATCACTTCTCGAAAGAACGCATTTGTTGGCGGAAGTGATTGGTAGACTCTCGGCGGGGGAATGA
- a CDS encoding S-layer homology domain-containing protein encodes MMNSNKSKLLVFFGIAFISFIIWTDRVEARPPDYNGGVMNEYTYEEVFFLESYPITFSGKPVVTERIAKDKITTTYRFNLSSKNGDKLVRNVVYETTFDNRTDKGQSTSRTTVKSYTEKITTTTNTIITLDDIQFTQSTVIDHRAASDFYSGDLIATKRYIVTRPSIPLAADELITVHMTGRNVGYENFWGATETQIIDYEIIGNNGTTLVTSKVSDSTTKKLEYRPHDPTLSSFSGGHVIIVNSDMVSEYTYSYPYYLRTGTMELSKQNTPTLQRLIVPKFQDLTNHWARNSIEKLYSIGVFDESADKFRPGAIMTRYDFTIGVLKAVDTRVTENTTKKASTKSIFKDVSAKDKGYMYIESAVNQGIINGFTEELFKPDDPLTRAQAAAVLVRALGMEGRAPTFAYSKFADDRSIPAWARNSAYVANELGIIQGDANRRFNAQQHLTRAEASAMLQRFVDFLEDNLQKNYRDDVLNLN; translated from the coding sequence ATGATGAATTCCAATAAATCCAAGTTACTAGTTTTCTTCGGCATCGCATTCATTTCATTCATAATCTGGACGGATCGGGTGGAAGCAAGGCCACCCGATTATAATGGCGGAGTCATGAATGAATATACATATGAAGAAGTTTTCTTTTTGGAAAGCTACCCTATCACGTTTAGCGGCAAGCCAGTTGTGACAGAAAGAATCGCCAAAGATAAGATCACTACGACCTATCGCTTCAATTTATCAAGTAAGAATGGCGACAAATTGGTTCGCAACGTTGTTTATGAAACGACATTTGACAATCGGACAGACAAAGGGCAATCCACTTCCCGGACAACTGTTAAAAGTTATACTGAAAAAATAACAACTACAACGAATACAATAATCACATTGGATGATATTCAATTTACACAGTCAACGGTCATCGATCATCGGGCAGCTTCCGATTTTTATTCAGGGGATTTGATCGCCACTAAAAGATATATCGTCACAAGACCTTCAATCCCATTGGCAGCGGATGAGCTGATCACTGTTCATATGACGGGCCGTAATGTTGGATATGAAAATTTCTGGGGCGCGACGGAAACACAAATCATCGACTACGAAATCATAGGGAATAACGGCACGACACTTGTTACAAGCAAAGTTTCAGATAGCACGACGAAGAAACTTGAATACCGTCCGCACGACCCGACGTTATCAAGCTTCTCAGGCGGGCATGTCATCATTGTAAATTCGGATATGGTTAGTGAATACACGTATTCCTACCCGTATTACCTTAGAACCGGGACTATGGAGCTTTCCAAACAAAATACGCCTACACTACAAAGATTGATTGTCCCTAAGTTCCAAGACCTAACGAATCACTGGGCAAGGAATTCGATTGAAAAACTGTACTCCATCGGGGTATTCGATGAGTCCGCCGACAAATTTCGACCAGGCGCAATCATGACACGCTATGATTTTACAATTGGCGTTTTAAAAGCGGTCGATACTCGGGTAACGGAAAACACTACTAAAAAAGCATCTACCAAATCCATTTTCAAAGATGTATCCGCGAAAGATAAAGGTTATATGTATATCGAAAGTGCGGTTAACCAAGGAATCATCAACGGATTCACAGAAGAGCTGTTCAAACCGGATGACCCATTGACACGGGCACAAGCAGCAGCGGTTCTCGTCAGGGCACTCGGAATGGAAGGACGGGCACCGACTTTCGCATATAGTAAATTCGCTGACGATAGGAGCATTCCAGCATGGGCACGGAATAGTGCATACGTCGCAAATGAACTTGGCATCATCCAAGGGGACGCCAATCGTAGATTCAACGCACAACAGCATCTGACAAGAGCTGAGGCATCCGCCATGCTCCAACGATTCGTCGACTTCCTTGAAGATAACTTGCAGAAAAACTATCGGGATGACGTCCTGAATTTGAACTAA
- a CDS encoding endonuclease, which translates to MRSKRWRKRLNSFFAVGLVVSMLVPSLPTIAKAEPTVSDLFISEYVEGSSFNKAVELYNGTGQTVDLSKYSLELYANGATVATSKLVLSGTLASDETFVLYHKDAAAKIKDKGNLENTSVINFNGDDALVLKKEDKVIDSFGQVGIRSNWGTDVTLVRKATISSGDSVPNDAFNRDDEWNVYPKDTFDYLGSHEMDGTNPGEPGNPEEPKDILTIADARSKALGQTVTIKGIVAANLKNTISIQDETGGIAVRPTSLPVSIGDEVTLKGTLADYRGLLQLDGASVVEINKMAGDPAPKVITGAEVGEEVESQLVTVHNAILSDVQAGSGWANYLATDGHEFIVRDETASLGLIVGTTYDSITGIVQQFDNDYQIIPRSTMDIIVDSSVIQPVIANPSSGTFVGGVKVSLSTGTPDSEILYTLNGMNPIENGATYATPIDVREDVTIKAVVKTSDGRYGNVATFNYTITESLQIHDIQGEGHVSPFDGQVVEGIEGIVTYKYELNGSTYYHIQTPDEKRDGNLNTSEAIVLYSGRDAWNLSIGDLVSVTGKVSEYAIDGYADRQETDLKTTQINVRDDQGGKVKILERNVPLPTPFIINEKNLPNEKIASYQFEEFDPVTYAADFWESREAMLVQVGNVKTVGPQEHGDLVTVFEHATTDTINGGVLLTEDDGNADRVQFRLEPNGPARDFEVATGDRFDGPITGVVGYSFQNYKIYVSLNDMQQRHTKGDAVPEKTTIVKAEDKLTIASYNLENFSNNTKTTSNDKAKKLARAFAIDMQSPDIIGVTEVQDNNGPDAGDSKANQSYERLIQAIVDAGGVRYEYVNIDPVNNDDGGQPNANIRVGFLYNPARVSLTEGIPYGDATTAVGYENGKLTLNPGRISPTDPAFESSRKPLAAQFDFQGESIVVIANHWNSKTGDTPLFGSKQPPVYGSEVQRKQIAKLVYDFISDIKTDNPDANIVSLGDFNDFQFTAALKIHEGDLMTNMINHVDLADRYSYVYQGNSQVLDHILVSNNLVDETEIDILHINADFTDMAGRASDHDPVMVQIGFVAPVVWEPVPIKKVYNLVNYHKKQVMIAEPSVAVYMDGQSSLKDGIYLKGDYAELTGEGFKTNTVILQPKKKGLIVDMKGTKMGHVIVEGKHPLEIRGAENIGRIEFIKGADPTEVIFYNSKGKRIGVPTENNAPVISKPISNMEVKAGETISIALSEHFSDPDGDKLTYTATKGTVNKGDLTLTLEEGSHIVGVTATDGNKSVTASFTVTVTKADVDIPGDGYYKNAIGKEGQALKDALHEIISNHRQLSYAEVWEALKETDKDPNNPDNVILFYSGESRSKDRNGGNVGDWNREHVWAKSHGNFGTSKGPGTDIHHLRPTDVQVNSSRGNLDFDYGGSAVKGCDGCFRTANSWEPPDRVKGDVARMLFYMATRYEAGDRVDLELNELLNNGSNPYHGKLSVLLEWHEMDPVDAFEMNRNNVIEQWQGNRNPFIDHPEWVKLIWKKDSTNSENNIRRAS; encoded by the coding sequence ATGCGAAGTAAGAGATGGAGAAAGCGTTTGAATAGTTTTTTTGCAGTTGGATTGGTGGTAAGTATGTTAGTGCCATCACTACCGACAATTGCAAAAGCGGAGCCGACTGTGTCCGATTTGTTCATATCAGAGTACGTTGAAGGCAGCAGTTTTAATAAGGCTGTTGAGCTTTATAATGGAACAGGACAGACCGTGGACTTAAGTAAGTATTCACTGGAACTTTACGCAAATGGAGCAACCGTAGCGACTTCAAAGTTAGTGTTATCGGGGACATTGGCTTCAGATGAAACGTTTGTCTTATATCATAAAGACGCAGCAGCTAAAATTAAAGATAAGGGTAATCTTGAAAATACGAGCGTCATCAATTTCAATGGCGATGATGCGCTTGTACTTAAAAAAGAGGATAAGGTTATTGATTCTTTCGGACAAGTTGGGATACGGAGCAACTGGGGAACAGATGTTACACTCGTCCGAAAAGCTACGATTTCAAGCGGGGATTCGGTTCCGAATGATGCATTTAATCGGGATGATGAATGGAACGTTTACCCGAAGGACACATTCGATTATTTAGGGTCACATGAAATGGATGGCACGAACCCGGGTGAACCCGGAAATCCTGAAGAGCCTAAGGATATTTTAACAATTGCAGACGCGCGTTCCAAGGCTCTTGGTCAGACGGTTACAATTAAAGGCATCGTTGCTGCCAACTTGAAAAACACCATTTCAATTCAGGACGAAACGGGTGGAATTGCAGTTCGTCCAACAAGTTTGCCTGTTTCAATTGGCGATGAAGTGACATTGAAAGGAACCCTTGCCGATTATCGGGGATTATTGCAGTTGGATGGCGCATCCGTCGTCGAAATAAATAAAATGGCAGGAGACCCGGCACCTAAAGTGATTACAGGGGCTGAAGTTGGTGAAGAGGTAGAATCACAGCTTGTCACTGTGCATAATGCAATCCTGTCGGATGTTCAAGCCGGAAGTGGCTGGGCAAATTATTTAGCAACAGATGGGCATGAATTCATCGTTCGTGATGAAACGGCATCACTTGGACTGATTGTCGGGACAACGTATGACTCGATTACAGGTATCGTTCAGCAATTCGATAATGATTACCAGATCATCCCCCGCTCGACGATGGATATCATCGTTGACAGTTCAGTCATTCAGCCAGTGATTGCGAATCCGAGCAGTGGTACATTTGTTGGTGGTGTGAAGGTTTCATTGTCTACAGGAACGCCTGATTCTGAAATTCTATATACACTAAACGGCATGAATCCGATTGAAAATGGTGCAACATACGCTACGCCAATTGATGTAAGGGAAGACGTGACGATCAAAGCTGTCGTGAAAACGAGCGACGGCCGGTATGGTAATGTGGCGACTTTCAATTACACCATTACGGAAAGTTTACAAATCCATGATATTCAAGGAGAGGGGCATGTATCACCTTTTGACGGTCAAGTCGTGGAAGGAATTGAAGGGATTGTCACGTATAAATATGAATTGAATGGATCGACCTATTACCATATCCAAACACCGGATGAAAAACGCGATGGCAATTTGAACACGTCAGAAGCGATTGTCCTTTACAGCGGGAGAGATGCCTGGAATCTTTCAATCGGGGATTTGGTTTCAGTCACTGGAAAAGTAAGTGAGTATGCGATTGACGGGTATGCTGACCGCCAGGAAACGGACTTGAAAACGACACAGATAAATGTGCGTGATGACCAAGGCGGCAAAGTGAAGATTCTTGAGCGCAACGTTCCGCTTCCAACTCCTTTCATTATTAATGAAAAGAATTTACCGAACGAGAAAATCGCAAGCTACCAGTTCGAAGAATTCGATCCTGTGACATATGCTGCCGATTTCTGGGAAAGCCGTGAAGCAATGCTTGTCCAAGTTGGCAATGTAAAAACAGTCGGACCTCAGGAACATGGTGACCTTGTTACGGTATTTGAACATGCAACGACAGACACAATTAATGGTGGGGTTTTATTAACAGAAGATGACGGGAACGCGGACCGAGTTCAATTCCGGTTGGAACCGAACGGGCCCGCACGTGATTTTGAAGTAGCGACGGGCGATCGATTCGATGGTCCAATAACAGGTGTTGTCGGCTATTCATTCCAAAACTATAAAATCTACGTTTCCTTGAATGACATGCAGCAAAGGCATACAAAAGGGGATGCGGTTCCTGAGAAGACTACGATTGTGAAAGCAGAGGACAAGTTAACAATCGCTTCGTATAACTTGGAAAACTTCTCGAACAATACAAAAACCACTTCGAATGATAAAGCGAAAAAACTGGCACGAGCATTCGCAATCGATATGCAGAGTCCAGATATTATCGGTGTGACGGAAGTGCAAGATAATAATGGGCCAGATGCAGGTGATTCGAAGGCGAATCAAAGTTATGAGCGTCTGATCCAAGCAATTGTCGATGCAGGAGGTGTTCGATATGAATACGTCAATATCGACCCGGTGAATAATGATGACGGAGGACAGCCGAATGCGAATATCCGAGTTGGATTCCTATATAATCCAGCAAGGGTTTCATTGACGGAAGGAATTCCGTATGGAGATGCGACGACAGCTGTGGGATATGAAAACGGCAAATTGACGCTGAATCCTGGACGGATTTCCCCGACTGACCCGGCATTCGAAAGTAGCCGTAAACCGTTGGCGGCACAATTTGATTTCCAAGGGGAGTCCATTGTCGTGATTGCGAACCATTGGAACTCAAAAACGGGGGATACACCACTATTCGGTTCAAAGCAGCCGCCGGTCTATGGAAGCGAAGTGCAACGCAAACAAATCGCGAAGCTTGTATATGATTTCATCTCTGACATTAAGACCGATAATCCCGATGCGAATATCGTTTCCCTTGGCGATTTCAATGACTTCCAATTTACAGCAGCATTGAAAATCCATGAAGGCGATCTTATGACGAATATGATCAATCATGTCGATTTGGCAGACAGATACTCATACGTGTACCAAGGTAACTCGCAAGTGTTAGATCATATTTTAGTGTCGAATAATTTGGTTGATGAAACAGAAATAGATATTTTACACATCAATGCGGACTTCACGGATATGGCGGGACGTGCAAGCGATCATGATCCAGTCATGGTACAGATCGGTTTCGTTGCCCCGGTAGTTTGGGAGCCAGTTCCAATTAAAAAAGTGTATAACCTTGTTAATTATCATAAAAAGCAAGTGATGATTGCGGAACCAAGTGTTGCGGTTTATATGGATGGACAGTCATCATTGAAAGATGGCATATACTTGAAAGGGGACTATGCAGAGTTAACGGGTGAAGGGTTCAAGACGAATACCGTTATCTTACAGCCGAAGAAAAAGGGTCTAATTGTAGATATGAAAGGCACCAAGATGGGACATGTCATTGTGGAGGGCAAACACCCACTCGAGATAAGAGGCGCCGAAAACATCGGGCGAATTGAATTTATTAAAGGGGCTGACCCTACTGAAGTCATATTTTACAACTCAAAAGGGAAGCGAATCGGCGTTCCAACCGAGAATAATGCTCCAGTAATTTCTAAGCCAATCTCGAACATGGAAGTGAAAGCTGGCGAGACGATTTCAATCGCCCTCTCTGAGCATTTCAGCGACCCTGATGGCGACAAGCTAACGTATACTGCAACAAAAGGGACAGTGAATAAAGGCGACCTTACACTGACACTTGAAGAAGGAAGCCATATCGTTGGGGTAACTGCAACGGATGGAAATAAGTCGGTTACGGCAAGCTTTACAGTGACTGTTACTAAAGCGGACGTTGACATTCCGGGTGACGGTTATTACAAGAATGCAATCGGAAAGGAAGGGCAGGCACTGAAAGATGCTCTTCATGAAATCATTTCAAATCATCGCCAGCTTTCCTATGCGGAAGTTTGGGAGGCGTTAAAGGAAACCGACAAGGATCCGAACAATCCGGACAATGTTATCCTGTTCTATTCAGGCGAATCACGTTCAAAGGATCGTAACGGAGGAAATGTCGGCGATTGGAACAGGGAGCATGTTTGGGCAAAATCGCATGGGAATTTCGGTACGAGCAAAGGACCCGGAACGGATATCCATCATTTACGTCCTACTGATGTCCAGGTGAACAGTTCACGCGGCAATCTCGATTTCGACTATGGCGGGAGTGCAGTGAAAGGCTGTGATGGCTGTTTTAGAACAGCAAATTCATGGGAGCCGCCCGATCGAGTAAAAGGTGATGTAGCACGGATGCTGTTCTACATGGCAACCCGTTATGAAGCAGGCGACCGTGTGGATTTAGAACTGAATGAACTGTTGAATAACGGCAGCAACCCATACCACGGTAAACTATCGGTTCTGTTAGAATGGCATGAAATGGATCCAGTCGATGCGTTTGAGATGAACCGCAATAATGTAATCGAACAATGGCAGGGCAACCGCAATCCTTTCATCGACCATCCGGAGTGGGTGAAATTGATTTGGAAAAAAGATAGTACTAACTCGGAAAATAATATAAGAAGAGCTTCTTGA
- a CDS encoding DL-endopeptidase inhibitor IseA family protein has translation MVNKRMYVAFILTVVLVLSACGKDSTNRTALTPKSAIELATAWVEMENLILAGGMYKESEYTTFMYKHEEYRYLAGHLDSKKKLKAELRKFVTKKKAKKFIHKNGIIKHEKKLGQPETEVEEESLLLWEIATAREMKSKGKKMTFELTVPIGDTRTAEKFTVNYVYVKKTGWRIDKFNE, from the coding sequence TTGGTAAATAAAAGAATGTACGTTGCATTCATTTTGACGGTAGTACTCGTATTGTCCGCCTGTGGAAAAGATTCGACAAACCGAACAGCATTAACGCCGAAAAGTGCAATAGAATTGGCAACCGCTTGGGTGGAAATGGAAAATCTCATACTGGCCGGTGGTATGTATAAGGAAAGCGAGTATACGACTTTTATGTATAAACACGAGGAGTATCGCTATTTGGCAGGGCATTTGGATTCGAAGAAAAAGCTGAAAGCGGAACTACGGAAGTTTGTGACAAAGAAAAAAGCTAAAAAGTTCATCCATAAAAACGGTATTATCAAGCATGAAAAAAAGTTGGGACAGCCGGAAACAGAAGTTGAAGAGGAATCACTTTTATTATGGGAGATTGCGACAGCGAGGGAAATGAAATCGAAGGGCAAAAAAATGACATTCGAATTGACAGTCCCGATCGGGGATACCCGAACAGCTGAAAAGTTTACAGTCAACTATGTCTATGTGAAAAAAACTGGCTGGCGGATTGATAAATTCAATGAATGA
- a CDS encoding methyl-accepting chemotaxis protein, producing the protein MLAGHINENSSMIKENSRHFNENSSRIKENSRRFNENSSMIKENSRHFNENSSRIKENSRHFNENSSTIKENSRQFNENSSRIKENSRHFNENSSAIKENSRHFNENFLMLKENSHAPSIKKRFQEQFPLLESHKTFIPPPRVYQSLPPTNAFFREVMESPNIPGHYEHFHR; encoded by the coding sequence ATGTTAGCAGGACATATCAACGAGAACTCTTCAATGATAAAGGAGAACTCCAGGCACTTTAACGAGAACTCTTCGAGGATAAAGGAGAACTCCAGGCGCTTTAACGAGAACTCTTCAATGATAAAGGAGAACTCCAGGCACTTTAACGAGAACTCTTCGAGGATAAAGGAGAACTCCAGGCACTTTAACGAGAACTCTTCGACGATAAAGGAGAACTCCAGGCAGTTTAACGAGAACTCTTCGAGGATAAAGGAGAACTCCAGGCACTTTAACGAGAACTCCTCAGCGATAAAGGAGAACTCCAGGCACTTTAACGAGAACTTCTTGATGCTAAAGGAGAACTCCCACGCCCCCTCAATAAAAAAAAGATTCCAAGAGCAATTCCCCCTCTTAGAATCTCACAAAACATTCATTCCCCCGCCGAGAGTCTACCAATCACTTCCGCCAACAAATGCGTTCTTTCGAGAAGTGATGGAATCTCCAAATATTCCTGGTCACTATGAGCATTTCCACCGATAG
- a CDS encoding sporulation histidine kinase inhibitor Sda, whose translation MSRMSDELLVEAYEQAVVLNLCPGFILLLEKEIQRRSLQLDIEHCESTLKSSSFQ comes from the coding sequence ATGTCAAGAATGTCGGACGAGTTACTGGTCGAAGCCTATGAACAAGCAGTCGTACTGAATCTCTGTCCCGGATTTATCCTATTATTGGAAAAAGAAATTCAACGCCGCTCATTACAACTTGACATAGAACACTGCGAAAGCACTCTGAAGAGCTCATCCTTTCAATGA
- a CDS encoding VanZ family protein — translation MKKIAAFLIIIGILFVSSGQTYEQQSLIPSLRKWLPNQPMYSLLEKLQIPYWGRIISIEERGYYHFVEFLLRKSAHFLIFGCLAVVIYWMLSKKASGVLRFFLALLCTALLAGLDEYHQSLTGGRTPTMQDVILDLSGAFTFLLVVQIFILIKSKWKKHRT, via the coding sequence ATGAAAAAAATAGCAGCGTTTTTAATTATCATTGGAATTCTATTTGTCTCTTCCGGTCAAACCTATGAACAACAATCACTTATCCCATCTCTAAGAAAATGGCTTCCCAACCAACCAATGTACTCCTTACTTGAAAAACTTCAAATCCCTTATTGGGGCAGGATCATTTCAATAGAAGAAAGGGGCTATTATCATTTTGTCGAATTTCTTCTTAGAAAAAGCGCACATTTCTTGATCTTCGGCTGCCTCGCTGTCGTAATTTATTGGATGCTGTCGAAAAAAGCATCCGGCGTACTCCGGTTTTTCTTAGCCCTTTTATGTACCGCACTTCTTGCAGGTTTAGATGAATATCACCAATCCTTAACAGGAGGAAGAACACCTACCATGCAAGATGTTATTCTCGATTTATCAGGTGCATTTACTTTCCTACTTGTCGTACAGATTTTTATTTTGATCAAAAGCAAATGGAAAAAGCATCGGACTTAA
- a CDS encoding AAA family ATPase, translated as MKPISKFATKIVVLVVLAIGIVTSVGFYISGANKGMNVSFSEFEKTIQAQDGQQLALREKADGTLYLQTDAGLFVTQVRPQSQLAEQLVEQYNLSYKFVDNSQYSGVIIGGLIIVAFFTLLILHKKGKLGAGISSMKNGTSKATPLPDITLDDIGGLPEEMKDEIHQTLSIIKDPVRAKQLGIQAPKGLLLYGPPGTGKTLLAQAIAHEIGATFYSSSGSAFTELFVGVGASRVRTLFQNARKHRPAVIFIDEVDALAGKRKEHGGEESEKTLTELLVQLDGGNDNEGILFIAATNRKDMLDEAFLRPGRIDYTFNVPLPDTNGRREIIDIHTKGRLLADEVYASLDVLAESTSGFSGAELSSLFETASKRAVRDGRQQIDKGDLDFAIDRTILGSTSRALNDIDTKRRVAIHESGHALIAALTKPGSVRKATIIPRGQALGYVAPIQKELHLQTASELMDQVSMILAGGVAERLYLGEHSIGVSGDVQQAKDIIERMVDTGLYQDSFTLTFNKSEKEMKMQEIFGEALQKTEMLIQENAAQFEELVDVLFQKETLDGTEVQNIVDGKVVQLEELVVV; from the coding sequence TTGAAGCCTATTTCGAAATTTGCAACGAAGATTGTCGTCCTTGTCGTCTTAGCCATTGGGATTGTAACAAGTGTCGGATTTTATATTTCGGGTGCAAATAAGGGGATGAACGTATCGTTTTCGGAATTTGAGAAGACGATCCAGGCCCAAGATGGCCAACAGTTGGCTTTAAGGGAAAAGGCTGATGGTACATTGTATTTGCAAACAGATGCCGGACTGTTCGTTACACAAGTTCGTCCGCAAAGCCAACTTGCTGAACAATTAGTGGAACAATATAACCTTTCATATAAATTTGTAGATAATAGCCAATACAGTGGAGTGATTATTGGTGGTTTGATCATCGTCGCCTTCTTCACGCTGTTGATCCTTCATAAAAAAGGGAAGTTAGGTGCAGGCATTTCTTCAATGAAGAATGGGACGTCAAAAGCTACCCCTCTTCCGGACATTACATTGGATGATATCGGTGGACTTCCTGAGGAAATGAAAGATGAAATTCACCAAACATTGTCGATTATTAAAGATCCGGTGCGTGCCAAACAATTAGGGATTCAGGCACCAAAAGGGCTTTTATTGTACGGACCTCCCGGAACTGGTAAAACATTGCTTGCTCAAGCGATTGCGCATGAAATCGGAGCGACTTTCTATTCATCAAGCGGTTCAGCGTTCACGGAGTTATTTGTAGGTGTCGGTGCATCCCGTGTACGTACTTTATTCCAAAATGCGCGGAAACATCGTCCGGCAGTCATTTTCATCGATGAAGTCGATGCACTTGCGGGTAAACGAAAAGAGCATGGCGGGGAAGAATCGGAGAAAACATTGACGGAGCTGCTTGTTCAATTGGATGGCGGCAATGATAATGAAGGAATTCTTTTCATCGCTGCGACGAACCGTAAAGATATGTTGGATGAAGCATTCCTTCGTCCGGGCCGTATTGACTATACTTTCAATGTGCCGCTGCCGGATACGAATGGCCGCCGCGAAATCATTGATATCCATACGAAAGGCCGTCTTCTTGCTGACGAAGTGTATGCATCACTTGATGTATTGGCAGAAAGCACTTCCGGATTTTCGGGTGCGGAACTTAGTTCTTTATTCGAAACGGCAAGTAAACGTGCGGTTCGTGACGGCCGTCAACAAATTGACAAAGGCGATCTCGATTTTGCGATAGACCGTACAATCCTTGGAAGTACGTCACGCGCTTTGAATGATATCGACACAAAAAGAAGAGTTGCAATCCATGAATCAGGACACGCGCTGATTGCCGCGTTAACAAAACCTGGATCCGTCCGTAAAGCGACAATCATTCCACGCGGGCAAGCACTTGGTTATGTAGCTCCGATCCAGAAGGAACTTCATTTGCAGACAGCAAGTGAATTGATGGACCAAGTGAGTATGATCCTTGCGGGCGGTGTTGCCGAGCGACTATACCTTGGTGAGCATAGCATCGGTGTCAGTGGGGATGTTCAACAAGCGAAGGACATCATTGAACGAATGGTGGACACTGGCTTGTACCAAGATAGCTTCACATTGACGTTCAATAAAAGCGAGAAAGAAATGAAAATGCAGGAGATTTTCGGTGAAGCGTTGCAAAAAACTGAAATGCTCATCCAAGAAAATGCTGCACAATTTGAAGAGTTGGTCGATGTTTTATTCCAGAAAGAAACTTTGGATGGAACTGAAGTGCAAAATATCGTGGACGGCAAAGTTGTTCAACTTGAAGAGTTAGTCGTCGTATAA